GTCCGGAGCGATCAGGTGGTACTCGTCGGCGAGCGCCGGCATCAGCTCCCGGAACATGTGGGAAGAGGTCGGGAAGCCATGCAGCAGGAGGATCGTGGGGTTCTCACGAGAGCCGGCCTCCCGATAGAAGATCTCCATGCCATCGACTTCCACCGTGCGGTAGCGGACAGAGGCAAGCGATTCGGCGGTCTGCTGCGCCCCAGCGAGGGTGGGCAGAGCGCCGAGCATGGCGAGGGCGAGTGCGAGCGCGAGGCGGATGTGGTTGCGGGTCTTCATGGTGGTTCCTTTCGAGGTTGTAGCGCGGTGTGATGTGTTGGGCCCTGTTCGAGTGGAAGGCCTCCACTTTGAGGATGAAGGCGCGCTCGGTCCGAAGGCGATTCCTGTGAAACGCCTGGTCATCGCGGGTCGAATGTCTGGGTGAGGCCGACGTGAAAGCCGACGTCGGCGGTGTTGTTGAGGTTCTGGATGTTCTCGGTAAAGCCGACAAAGAGGACCTGCCGGTTCCAGAGGACTTTTTTGAGGCCCAGCGTCACCTGGATCGAGGTCTCCGCCAGCTCGGCGAGCTGCAGATCCCGGAAAGGACTCTCGGACACCGTGAGCTGAGCCAGGCCGGAGCTCTTCGGTCCGAGCGCTCGCTCGTAGGCGACCATCCCCGAGGGTAGGGTCTGGGCCGGCGTGCCCAGCTCATCCCGCTCGCCCAGATAGAGGAGGCCGAGTGAGGTGTGGAGGCAGGCCTTTTCGAAGTAGCGGGTCATGAGGACCTGGGCTCCGAAGTCGGTGGAGCCCGAGCTCGATAGCTGAGATTCATCACCGAACAGCCTCGGCCCAGGGCTGTGGATTTTCACCCGCTT
This portion of the bacterium genome encodes:
- a CDS encoding DUF3187 family protein, encoding MKIHSPGPRLFGDESQLSSSGSTDFGAQVLMTRYFEKACLHTSLGLLYLGERDELGTPAQTLPSGMVAYERALGPKSSGLAQLTVSESPFRDLQLAELAETSIQVTLGLKKVLWNRQVLFVGFTENIQNLNNTADVGFHVGLTQTFDPR